A single genomic interval of Bradyrhizobium japonicum USDA 6 harbors:
- a CDS encoding carbohydrate ABC transporter permease: MSTVAIDKAGPRRKVKYGSMSRDRTWALRWSYFFLVLFAIFSLTPPLYMLITSLKTSAEISAATNPWWVFHPTLSNYVELLTSNQFLRFFWNSAMVSIVVVIVTMVISIPAAFALARMKFWGSATLATGVFLTYLVPDSLLFIPLFKVFATVQEWTGIPLLNRWYVLLFIYPTLTVPFCTWIMIGYFASIPKELDEAAIIDGASWLQTLTRIFIPVALPGLIAATIFAFTVSWAQFLYPLVFTTSVDQFVLPVGITTTLIKGDVFNWGQIMTGALLGAAPPLVIYAFLMDYYIAGLTAGATKG; encoded by the coding sequence ATGAGCACAGTCGCAATCGACAAGGCCGGCCCCCGGCGCAAGGTCAAATACGGCAGCATGAGCCGCGACCGCACCTGGGCGCTGCGTTGGTCCTATTTCTTCCTGGTGCTGTTTGCGATCTTCTCGTTGACGCCGCCGCTCTACATGCTGATCACTTCGCTGAAGACGAGCGCAGAAATCTCGGCGGCCACCAACCCCTGGTGGGTTTTCCATCCAACGCTCTCGAACTACGTCGAGTTGCTGACATCCAACCAGTTCCTCCGTTTCTTCTGGAATTCGGCGATGGTGTCGATCGTGGTGGTGATCGTCACCATGGTGATCAGCATCCCTGCTGCATTTGCGCTGGCGCGGATGAAGTTCTGGGGCTCGGCGACGCTGGCGACCGGGGTCTTCCTGACCTACCTCGTCCCGGACAGCCTACTGTTCATCCCGCTCTTCAAGGTATTTGCGACCGTTCAGGAGTGGACCGGGATCCCCCTGCTCAACCGATGGTACGTACTGCTGTTCATCTACCCGACCCTGACCGTGCCGTTCTGCACGTGGATCATGATCGGCTACTTCGCCTCGATCCCTAAGGAGCTCGACGAGGCCGCCATCATCGACGGTGCTTCCTGGCTCCAGACCCTGACGCGGATATTCATTCCCGTCGCGCTGCCCGGGCTGATCGCCGCGACCATCTTCGCCTTCACCGTCTCCTGGGCCCAGTTCCTCTATCCCCTCGTGTTCACGACGTCGGTGGACCAGTTCGTGCTGCCGGTCGGCATCACCACCACGCTGATCAAGGGCGACGTCTTCAACTGGGGGCAGATCATGACCGGCGCTCTGCTCGGCGCAGCTCCGCCGCTGGTCATCTACGCCTTCCTGATGGACTACTACATCGCCGGCCTGACCGCCGGTGCGACAAAGGGTTGA
- a CDS encoding carbohydrate ABC transporter permease gives MADVVVQHARAARTTSARKGGSLHNALRRKSTVAFFLTLPLILLIALLVLYPALYSAHLSTLNKSMQKFVGFGNFTFLFKRETFWMVVKQSCIFAITAVIFKALIGFIVAHFVHNIPAKGQRKWRGMLLVPWVIPPAMSTLAWLWLFDPSYSAFNYTLSFFGIGPIPWLGDAAWARFSVILVNVWYGAPFFMIMYLAALKSVPDQLYEAAAIDGANWWQRIWYVTLPMMRNIIAITTLFSLIVTFANFDIVRILTSGGPLDQTQIFATYAFRVGIESSDIPLGASVSLFMVPILAVAAIFILRDVSKRGNEA, from the coding sequence ATGGCTGATGTCGTCGTTCAGCACGCTCGCGCCGCTCGCACGACGAGCGCACGCAAGGGAGGGAGCCTGCACAATGCGTTGAGGCGAAAATCGACCGTGGCGTTTTTCCTGACGCTGCCGCTGATCCTGCTGATTGCGTTGCTCGTGCTCTATCCTGCCCTCTACTCGGCTCACCTGTCGACGCTGAACAAGTCGATGCAGAAGTTCGTCGGCTTCGGCAATTTCACCTTCCTGTTCAAGCGCGAAACGTTCTGGATGGTGGTGAAGCAATCCTGCATCTTCGCGATTACGGCCGTCATCTTTAAAGCGCTGATCGGCTTCATCGTCGCGCACTTCGTTCACAATATTCCCGCCAAGGGGCAGCGCAAATGGCGCGGTATGTTGCTGGTGCCCTGGGTCATTCCGCCAGCAATGAGCACGCTGGCCTGGCTCTGGCTGTTCGACCCCTCCTACAGCGCGTTCAACTACACGCTCTCCTTCTTCGGCATCGGTCCCATTCCCTGGCTTGGCGACGCCGCCTGGGCGCGCTTCTCCGTCATTCTCGTCAATGTCTGGTATGGCGCGCCGTTCTTCATGATCATGTACCTGGCGGCGCTGAAATCGGTGCCCGATCAGCTCTACGAGGCGGCCGCGATCGACGGCGCCAATTGGTGGCAGCGCATCTGGTACGTGACGCTGCCGATGATGCGCAACATCATTGCGATCACGACGCTGTTCTCGCTGATCGTCACCTTCGCCAACTTCGATATCGTGCGCATCCTGACCTCGGGGGGCCCGCTCGACCAGACCCAGATCTTTGCAACCTACGCGTTCCGGGTCGGCATCGAGAGCAGCGACATACCGCTCGGCGCCAGCGTCTCGCTCTTCATGGTCCCAATCCTCGCCGTCGCGGCCATCTTCATCCTGCGCGACGTCTCCAAACGCGGGAATGAAGCCTGA
- a CDS encoding ABC transporter substrate-binding protein: MSRKTLTRRQFVAATAMSSAALITAPYVRGAYAAGKLSIGLWDHWVPGANDSSRALVNEWAAKEKVEVSIDYITSNNKKIELTVAAEAQAKSGHDILQMYTWWPHAYSEQLEPVNDVVEPAIKQNGEVNGTVKYLGQAAGKWLAVPATPGSQIKGPCTRIDLMKKYAGIDVQELYPAGAPPKADSWTMETFLKAAEACQKGGFAFGIGLGETTDSVDTAGAIFQSFGAELVNAKGEPTVKTDQVRQALEYYKKLIAFLPPDAPSWDDASNNKWLISGRGALIMNPPSAWAVAKRDAPQVAEQCWTHGFPAGPKGRFAPYLPYYWGLWNFSKNKEAAKSLLTHLSQASSIEKFVSASGGYDLPAYANMTTLKTWAEVEPPKGTLYHYPNPHNHQTLSIAASPAPPKIAQQIYAQAVLTKMALRFAQGEKMETTLAWAEGECEGFMRT; the protein is encoded by the coding sequence ATGTCACGCAAGACACTGACGCGACGTCAATTTGTAGCTGCCACTGCAATGTCCTCCGCGGCGCTGATCACAGCGCCCTATGTCCGCGGCGCTTACGCCGCCGGCAAACTCTCCATCGGCCTCTGGGACCACTGGGTGCCCGGCGCCAACGACTCCTCCAGGGCTCTCGTCAACGAGTGGGCCGCAAAGGAGAAGGTCGAGGTTTCCATCGACTACATCACCAGCAACAACAAGAAGATCGAGTTGACCGTTGCAGCCGAAGCGCAGGCGAAGTCCGGTCACGATATTCTTCAGATGTACACCTGGTGGCCGCACGCCTATTCCGAACAGCTCGAGCCCGTGAACGACGTTGTGGAGCCGGCGATCAAGCAGAACGGTGAAGTGAACGGCACCGTGAAATATCTCGGACAGGCGGCCGGCAAATGGCTTGCCGTCCCCGCCACCCCCGGGAGCCAGATCAAGGGGCCTTGCACCCGCATTGATCTGATGAAGAAGTACGCGGGTATCGATGTTCAGGAATTGTACCCCGCGGGCGCACCGCCGAAAGCGGACAGCTGGACCATGGAGACATTCCTCAAGGCCGCCGAAGCTTGTCAGAAGGGCGGCTTCGCCTTCGGCATCGGCCTCGGCGAAACCACCGACAGTGTCGACACGGCGGGTGCGATCTTCCAGTCGTTCGGCGCCGAACTCGTCAACGCCAAGGGCGAGCCCACGGTAAAGACCGATCAGGTCCGTCAGGCGCTCGAATATTACAAGAAGCTGATCGCGTTTCTGCCACCGGACGCACCATCCTGGGATGACGCCTCGAACAACAAATGGCTGATCTCTGGCCGGGGCGCCCTCATCATGAATCCGCCAAGCGCCTGGGCGGTGGCCAAGCGCGACGCACCGCAGGTCGCCGAGCAATGCTGGACGCACGGCTTCCCGGCCGGCCCGAAAGGCCGCTTTGCGCCCTATCTGCCGTACTACTGGGGCCTCTGGAACTTCTCCAAGAACAAGGAAGCGGCCAAGAGCCTGCTCACCCATTTGTCGCAGGCGTCGTCGATCGAGAAGTTCGTCTCTGCCAGCGGCGGCTACGACCTGCCCGCCTATGCGAACATGACCACGTTGAAGACGTGGGCCGAGGTAGAGCCGCCGAAAGGAACGCTCTATCACTATCCCAACCCCCACAATCATCAGACGCTGTCGATTGCGGCCTCTCCTGCACCGCCAAAGATCGCCCAGCAGATCTACGCACAGGCGGTCCTGACCAAGATGGCGCTCCGCTTTGCGCAGGGAGAGAAGATGGAGACCACGCTCGCCTGGGCCGAGGGCGAGTGCGAAGGCTTCATGCGAACCTGA
- a CDS encoding Spy/CpxP family protein refolding chaperone has protein sequence MINPAPPARLHLRRWFALGSVLAVLLGAAAVAQAQGLVKGVQDGAAAGNKAAGPVGGVLGGAIGGVVGVFTGVLGVGNNNQPAPAAKDASKDSKQPGAAKDKDAKSTKETAKAGKAAKASKEAKNAPQDNKDNKDNKDNKDVTVLTQPGAPQQTAEQIVANSDSYIERIKTELNLTPDQEKHWFGFSSAMHYLGHNGAERLNLRIARAKRDPPDDIIEQMRNESQFLIDRAADQRNVADAAEPLYSSLDDKQKEVFIQEMVRLSHERGLD, from the coding sequence ATGATCAACCCGGCGCCGCCTGCGCGGCTTCACCTGCGGCGATGGTTCGCGCTGGGCTCCGTGCTCGCGGTGCTGCTCGGCGCCGCCGCGGTGGCGCAGGCGCAAGGCCTGGTCAAGGGCGTTCAGGATGGGGCCGCGGCCGGCAACAAGGCGGCCGGACCGGTTGGTGGCGTGCTGGGCGGTGCGATCGGCGGCGTGGTCGGTGTCTTCACCGGCGTGCTCGGCGTCGGTAACAACAACCAGCCGGCTCCGGCCGCCAAGGACGCGAGCAAGGATTCCAAGCAGCCGGGCGCCGCCAAGGACAAGGATGCCAAGAGCACCAAGGAGACCGCCAAGGCAGGCAAGGCAGCCAAGGCGAGCAAGGAAGCCAAGAACGCGCCGCAAGACAACAAGGACAACAAAGACAACAAGGACAATAAGGACGTCACCGTCCTCACCCAGCCCGGCGCGCCGCAACAGACCGCCGAGCAGATCGTCGCCAACAGCGATTCCTATATCGAGCGGATCAAGACCGAGTTGAACCTGACGCCCGATCAGGAGAAGCACTGGTTCGGCTTCTCGAGCGCCATGCACTATCTGGGGCATAATGGCGCGGAGCGGCTCAACCTGCGGATCGCCCGCGCCAAGCGGGATCCGCCTGACGACATCATCGAGCAGATGCGCAACGAGTCGCAATTCCTGATCGACCGCGCCGCCGACCAGCGCAACGTCGCCGATGCCGCCGAGCCGCTTTATTCGAGCCTCGACGACAAGCAGAAGGAGGTCTTCATCCAGGAGATGGTGCGCCTCAGCCACGAGCGCGGGCTGGATTAA
- a CDS encoding response regulator: protein MADGLSVFLVEDEALIRMMIADMVEELGHHVVAEADNVRDASAFAMTAQYDFAILDINLKGLYVDPVADLIERRGKPFLFATGYGPELLPSLLRRRPILRKPISLDQLKVMIDSLFPDAVAKTPH, encoded by the coding sequence ATGGCGGACGGACTCTCCGTTTTCCTGGTCGAAGACGAGGCGTTGATCCGGATGATGATCGCCGACATGGTGGAGGAACTCGGCCACCATGTCGTCGCGGAAGCGGACAATGTCCGCGACGCGAGCGCCTTCGCAATGACCGCGCAATACGATTTCGCCATCCTCGACATCAATCTGAAGGGCCTCTACGTCGATCCCGTCGCCGACCTGATCGAGCGCCGCGGCAAGCCGTTTCTGTTCGCCACCGGCTACGGGCCGGAGTTGCTGCCGTCCTTGCTCCGGCGGCGGCCGATCCTGCGCAAGCCGATTTCCCTCGACCAGCTCAAGGTGATGATCGATTCGCTGTTTCCGGACGCGGTCGCCAAAACTCCTCACTGA
- the glk gene encoding glucokinase, protein MSIGKTGQILLADIGGTNARFALSESGSDSGDQAGPIDYVKVADFPTVREAIADVLARRSGGKQPKRAVLAVAGPVTNNRCVMTNSPWVIDGNELQPALGFESVHVLNDFEVVAWSLPALKPADLIPLGGQDGLPGEPLLVVGPGTGFGVSCLVERHGARLAVVTEAGHATLPAENEREERVIACLRRRFGHVSIERGALSGSGLQSLYEALAEVDGAQVPHRDAAAITKAALEGSCELSRATLEMFCAILGSVAGNLAVTFGARGGVYIAGGIVPRFPEFLAASAFRARFEAKGRFQDYLRNIPTRLVTKPDASFVGLKMFADHNPD, encoded by the coding sequence ATGAGTATCGGCAAGACAGGACAAATTCTTCTCGCCGATATCGGCGGCACCAATGCGCGCTTTGCGCTGAGCGAAAGCGGATCGGACAGCGGCGACCAGGCCGGGCCCATCGACTATGTGAAGGTCGCTGACTTCCCGACCGTCCGGGAAGCCATCGCCGACGTCCTTGCGCGCCGGTCCGGCGGCAAGCAGCCCAAACGAGCCGTGCTGGCCGTCGCGGGTCCCGTGACCAACAACCGCTGCGTCATGACCAACAGTCCGTGGGTCATTGACGGCAACGAGCTCCAGCCCGCCCTCGGCTTCGAGAGCGTGCATGTGCTCAATGATTTCGAGGTCGTGGCCTGGTCCCTGCCCGCCCTGAAGCCTGCCGATCTGATCCCGCTCGGGGGCCAGGACGGCCTCCCCGGAGAGCCGCTGCTGGTGGTTGGGCCTGGAACCGGCTTTGGCGTCTCCTGTCTGGTCGAACGCCACGGCGCCCGGCTGGCGGTCGTCACCGAGGCAGGCCACGCCACTTTGCCGGCGGAAAACGAGCGCGAGGAACGCGTGATCGCTTGCTTGCGCCGACGTTTCGGCCATGTCTCCATCGAGCGCGGCGCGCTTTCGGGCTCCGGTCTGCAGAGCCTCTATGAGGCGCTGGCGGAGGTCGACGGCGCCCAGGTGCCGCACCGCGACGCCGCCGCCATCACCAAGGCAGCCCTGGAGGGCAGTTGCGAACTCAGCCGCGCGACGCTGGAGATGTTTTGCGCCATCCTCGGCTCGGTCGCAGGCAATCTCGCGGTGACCTTCGGCGCCCGCGGCGGCGTCTACATCGCCGGCGGGATCGTGCCGCGCTTCCCCGAGTTCCTCGCGGCCTCCGCTTTCCGTGCGCGCTTCGAAGCCAAGGGACGCTTCCAGGACTATTTGCGCAACATCCCGACCAGGCTGGTGACGAAACCGGACGCGAGCTTCGTCGGGTTGAAGATGTTCGCCGACCACAATCCGGATTGA
- the pncA gene encoding bifunctional nicotinamidase/pyrazinamidase: MQISDRDVLLVIDVQNDFCTGGALAVPGGEKVVPAINRIAANFTNVVLTQDWHPGDHVSFAPNHAGKQPFQTIELDYGTQVLWPSHCVQGTVGAEFHGELEISRANLVVRKGFRRGIDSYSALFENDHRTPTGLLGYLRERELKTVFVAGLALDFCVRFSAEDARKAGFEVAVIEDACRGIDLDGSVVATHRSFRERGISIVSLEALL, from the coding sequence ATGCAGATTTCCGACCGCGATGTGCTGCTGGTGATCGACGTGCAGAACGACTTTTGCACCGGCGGAGCGCTCGCCGTTCCCGGCGGCGAGAAGGTTGTCCCGGCGATCAACCGAATTGCCGCAAATTTCACCAATGTGGTGCTGACCCAGGACTGGCATCCAGGCGACCACGTCTCGTTCGCACCGAACCATGCGGGCAAGCAGCCGTTCCAGACGATTGAGCTCGACTACGGCACCCAGGTGCTGTGGCCGTCGCACTGCGTGCAAGGCACGGTGGGCGCTGAATTCCATGGTGAGCTCGAAATTTCCAGGGCAAACCTCGTCGTGCGCAAAGGTTTTCGTCGCGGCATCGATTCCTATTCGGCGCTGTTCGAGAACGACCACCGGACGCCGACGGGCCTGCTCGGCTATTTGCGCGAGCGCGAGCTGAAGACCGTCTTCGTCGCCGGTCTGGCGCTGGATTTCTGTGTTCGCTTCTCGGCGGAAGATGCCCGCAAGGCGGGGTTCGAGGTCGCCGTCATCGAGGACGCATGCCGCGGCATCGATCTCGACGGCTCTGTGGTCGCGACCCATCGGAGTTTTCGCGAGCGCGGTATTTCGATCGTCAGCCTGGAGGCCTTGCTGTGA
- a CDS encoding alpha/beta fold hydrolase, producing the protein MVEKSGKPLVGSDGPADDPLLWPFAAARLAMDACFWWLERGPAEQDATNLPWTTPSTVALELATMRLRDCTRTRSGQPALVCAPYALHRALIADFAPGHSVVQSLQNGGIDRVYLTDWRSASPDMRYLSIDNYLGDLNVAVDEIGAPIDLVGLCQGGWLSLLYAARFPAKVRRLVLVGAPVDLSIDSALSRLARNAPEALYDQLVARGGGNVSGDEMLRFWTKAPSRDDIAAALQRDLSDEEGAALLARFDRWNTETLNLPGTYYLEIVNRIFRENRIAGGNFTALGREVDLRDVKAPVFLLAGLDDDVVPARQALATAGLLGTPPAFIAAASEPSNHLGLFMGARTHAHAWPRIAEWLRDDLSGVLARSA; encoded by the coding sequence ATGGTGGAGAAGAGCGGCAAACCGCTGGTCGGATCGGATGGTCCTGCGGATGATCCACTGCTGTGGCCATTTGCGGCGGCGCGGCTCGCGATGGACGCCTGCTTCTGGTGGCTGGAGCGCGGTCCGGCGGAACAGGACGCGACCAATCTGCCGTGGACGACACCGAGCACGGTCGCCTTGGAGCTTGCGACCATGCGCCTGCGCGATTGCACGCGGACGCGATCCGGCCAGCCGGCGCTGGTCTGCGCCCCCTATGCGCTGCATCGGGCCCTGATCGCCGACTTCGCACCGGGCCACAGCGTGGTGCAGTCGCTGCAGAATGGCGGCATCGATCGGGTCTACCTCACCGATTGGCGCTCGGCCTCGCCGGACATGCGCTATCTCTCGATCGACAACTATCTCGGCGATCTCAACGTCGCCGTCGACGAAATCGGCGCGCCGATCGATCTCGTCGGCCTGTGCCAGGGCGGCTGGCTGTCGCTGCTCTATGCGGCGCGCTTTCCCGCCAAGGTGCGGCGGCTGGTGCTGGTGGGGGCGCCCGTCGATCTCTCGATCGATTCCGCGCTGTCCCGGCTAGCTCGCAATGCGCCTGAGGCGCTCTACGACCAGCTCGTGGCGCGCGGCGGCGGCAATGTCAGCGGCGACGAGATGCTGCGCTTCTGGACGAAGGCGCCGAGCCGCGACGACATTGCGGCGGCGTTGCAGAGGGATCTCTCGGACGAGGAGGGCGCGGCACTGCTCGCGCGTTTCGACCGCTGGAATACCGAGACGCTCAACCTGCCCGGCACCTATTATCTGGAGATCGTCAACCGGATATTCCGGGAGAATCGGATTGCCGGTGGCAACTTCACGGCGCTCGGCCGGGAGGTTGATCTGAGGGACGTCAAGGCGCCGGTCTTCCTGCTGGCCGGGCTCGATGACGACGTCGTGCCGGCCAGACAGGCGCTTGCGACCGCCGGTCTGCTCGGAACGCCGCCGGCCTTCATTGCCGCGGCCTCCGAGCCCAGCAATCATCTCGGCCTGTTCATGGGGGCGCGCACCCACGCCCATGCCTGGCCCCGGATCGCCGAGTGGCTGCGCGACGACCTCTCCGGAGTGCTGGCCCGCAGCGCCTGA
- a CDS encoding NAD(+) synthase, with product MSFHSIYAHGFARVAACVTTSHVADPSANAKAILAAASACHEQSVAVAVFPELCLSGYAIEDLVKQDPLLDAVERGLAAIVEASSALMTVLIVGAPLRFGHRIYNCAVVIHRGNVLGVVPKSYLPTYREFYEGRHFASGAGIAGETIAFGGLHAPFGVDLLFAAEDVPGLIIGVEICEDMWIPVTPASELALAGASVLINLSGSPITIGRARSRALLCQSTSARCLAAYVYSAAGAGESTTDLAWDGQTSIYENGVLLAEGERFRQDGQITLADVDLDLLRQERALMGTFDDNRRQREAFFRRITFALKPPATDIGFLRKIERFPFVPSDEALLEQDCYEAYNIQVAGLVQRMRATGTKRVVIGVSGGLDSTHALIVAAKAVDLLGLPRSNILAYTMPGFATGSESKTNALALMKALQTEWQELDIRPTATQMLKDIGHPFGKGEKVYDITFENVQAGLRTDYLFRLANHHGGIVIGTGDLSELALGWCTYGVGDQMAHYNVNAGVPKTLIQHLIRWVIASKQFSDDVNRTLASILSAEISPELVPVKPGEKPQSTEASIGPYELQDFNLFYTLRFGMRPSKIAFMAQHAWNDVARGEWPPAFPTDKRRAYDLPEIRRWLEVFLRRFFAFSQFKRSAMPNGPKVSAGGSLSPRGDWRAPSDSSAAAWLEDLERNVPK from the coding sequence ATGAGCTTCCACTCGATCTACGCCCACGGATTTGCGCGCGTGGCGGCCTGCGTCACCACCTCCCATGTGGCCGATCCCTCGGCCAATGCGAAGGCGATCCTGGCTGCGGCAAGCGCTTGCCATGAACAGTCGGTGGCAGTTGCCGTGTTTCCGGAGCTATGCCTGTCCGGCTACGCGATCGAGGATCTCGTCAAGCAGGACCCGCTGCTCGATGCTGTCGAGCGCGGGCTCGCGGCCATCGTCGAGGCGTCCTCGGCGCTGATGACCGTCCTGATCGTCGGCGCGCCGCTGCGCTTTGGTCATCGCATCTACAATTGCGCCGTCGTCATTCATCGCGGCAACGTCCTTGGTGTCGTGCCCAAGTCTTATCTGCCGACCTATCGCGAATTCTACGAGGGACGGCATTTCGCCTCCGGCGCCGGCATCGCCGGAGAGACTATCGCGTTTGGAGGGCTGCACGCACCGTTCGGCGTGGACCTCCTGTTCGCGGCCGAGGATGTTCCAGGCCTGATCATCGGCGTCGAGATCTGCGAGGACATGTGGATTCCGGTGACGCCGGCATCCGAACTCGCGCTTGCCGGCGCCAGCGTGCTGATCAATCTATCAGGCAGCCCGATCACGATCGGCCGGGCGCGCTCGCGCGCACTGCTGTGCCAATCGACGTCGGCGCGTTGTCTCGCGGCCTACGTCTATTCCGCCGCCGGGGCAGGGGAATCGACCACGGACCTGGCCTGGGACGGCCAGACCTCGATCTATGAGAACGGTGTGTTGCTGGCCGAGGGCGAGCGGTTCCGCCAGGACGGCCAGATCACGCTGGCCGACGTCGATCTCGATCTGCTCAGGCAGGAACGCGCACTGATGGGCACGTTCGACGATAATCGCCGGCAACGCGAAGCCTTTTTCCGGAGGATCACCTTCGCCCTGAAGCCGCCGGCCACCGACATCGGCTTCCTGCGCAAGATCGAGCGCTTCCCGTTCGTGCCGAGCGACGAGGCCCTGCTCGAGCAGGATTGCTACGAGGCCTACAACATCCAGGTCGCCGGCCTCGTGCAGCGCATGCGCGCGACCGGAACCAAGCGCGTGGTGATCGGCGTCTCGGGCGGGCTCGATTCCACCCACGCCCTGATCGTCGCCGCCAAGGCGGTCGACCTGCTCGGACTGCCGCGCAGCAACATCCTGGCCTACACGATGCCGGGCTTTGCCACCGGCAGCGAGAGCAAGACCAACGCACTGGCGTTGATGAAGGCGTTGCAGACGGAGTGGCAGGAGCTCGACATCCGCCCCACGGCGACGCAAATGCTGAAGGACATCGGTCATCCCTTCGGCAAGGGGGAGAAGGTCTACGACATCACGTTCGAGAACGTGCAGGCGGGCCTGCGCACGGACTATTTGTTCCGGCTCGCCAACCATCATGGTGGCATCGTCATCGGAACCGGCGATCTCTCGGAGCTCGCGCTCGGCTGGTGCACCTACGGCGTCGGCGACCAGATGGCACATTATAATGTCAACGCCGGGGTGCCGAAGACGCTGATCCAGCATTTGATCCGCTGGGTGATCGCTTCAAAACAGTTCAGCGACGACGTCAACCGGACTCTGGCGTCGATCCTGTCGGCCGAAATCTCGCCCGAGCTGGTTCCGGTCAAGCCCGGCGAGAAGCCGCAGAGCACGGAAGCCTCCATCGGCCCCTATGAGCTGCAGGATTTCAACCTGTTCTACACGCTGCGGTTCGGCATGCGGCCGTCCAAGATCGCCTTCATGGCGCAGCACGCCTGGAATGATGTCGCCAGGGGCGAATGGCCGCCGGCGTTCCCGACCGATAAGCGCAGGGCCTATGATCTGCCGGAGATCCGGCGCTGGCTGGAAGTGTTCCTGCGCCGCTTCTTCGCCTTCAGCCAGTTCAAGCGCTCGGCGATGCCAAATGGGCCGAAGGTCTCGGCCGGCGGCTCATTGTCGCCACGCGGCGACTGGCGCGCGCCGTCGGATTCAAGCGCGGCGGCATGGCTCGAGGATCTCGAGCGGAACGTTCCGAAGTGA
- a CDS encoding sugar phosphate isomerase/epimerase family protein has translation MSKPVLGAALSIKSIPAHRDWLLERQRDLEIQDFFRADLLDGDWRNAASEIKQMLSGHTGRLGIHGPFWGFKIDSHDPLIRKAVTKRLLQGLDAAEFLGATQMVIHSPFTTWDHNNLDLYADNRSNLVERVKTTLAEVIARAETIGCEVVIENIEDKDPRDRVRLAKALESSKVRVSLDTGHANYAHISTGAPPVDYYVETAGDMLTHVHLQDTDGFADRHWAPGEGNIPWVAVFRALCRLTSNPRLILELRNHDDVRAGAAHLAALGLAE, from the coding sequence ATGTCGAAGCCGGTGTTGGGCGCCGCACTATCCATCAAATCGATCCCCGCCCACCGCGATTGGCTTCTGGAACGGCAGCGCGATCTCGAAATCCAGGATTTTTTCCGCGCGGATTTGCTCGACGGCGATTGGCGGAATGCGGCCAGCGAGATCAAGCAGATGCTCTCGGGTCATACCGGCCGGCTCGGCATCCACGGCCCGTTCTGGGGCTTCAAGATCGACAGCCATGATCCCTTGATCCGCAAGGCGGTGACGAAGCGCCTGCTTCAGGGCCTCGATGCCGCGGAATTCCTCGGCGCGACGCAGATGGTGATCCATTCGCCGTTCACGACCTGGGACCACAACAATCTCGACCTCTATGCCGATAACCGCAGCAATCTCGTTGAACGCGTCAAGACGACGCTTGCCGAGGTGATTGCGCGCGCCGAGACGATCGGCTGCGAAGTCGTCATCGAGAACATCGAGGACAAGGATCCGCGCGACCGCGTGCGCCTCGCCAAGGCGCTCGAAAGCAGCAAGGTCCGCGTCTCCCTCGACACCGGCCACGCCAACTACGCCCACATCTCCACCGGCGCGCCGCCGGTCGATTACTACGTCGAAACCGCCGGCGACATGCTGACGCATGTGCACCTCCAGGACACCGACGGCTTTGCCGACCGGCACTGGGCGCCGGGCGAAGGCAACATCCCGTGGGTGGCCGTGTTCCGCGCGCTGTGCCGGCTGACGTCCAACCCGCGGCTGATCCTCGAACTCCGCAATCACGACGACGTTCGCGCCGGCGCAGCCCATCTGGCCGCGCTCGGTCTCGCTGAATAA